The genome window CAGCAGGGCGGCGAAGCGGTGCGGGCGGGTGCCGGAGCGGGCGCGGTGGCTGGCGCCGGCCTCGGTCAGGCGCCAGGCCCAGGCGTGGGTGTCGGGCAGCGCCTCGCCGCGGCGCAGCGTCACCGGCAGCGCGGTCGCCAGCACTTCGCCCAGCGGCGCATGGCTGTAGCGGGCCAGCCAGTGCAGCGAGTCGGCCAGCTCGCCATGCAGCAGCGGCACCGGGTCCAGCCAGGCCAGCGCCGCGCGCAGGCCCTCGCTGTCGGCGACCTGGCCGAGCGCGGCGACCACCCCGCTCAGCTCGCGATTGCCGAACGGCACCCGCAGGCGGCGCCCGATGTCGCCGACGCCGGCGGCGACATCGGGCGGCGGCAGGTAGTCGAACAGTTGCGGCAGCGGCAACGGCAGGGCGACGCGGAGGGTGGCGACAGGGAACGGCATAAGTCCTAGTTTAGCGGCCGGGGGACGGGGGCCAGTGCTCCCCCGGCGGGGGCGGCGAGGGGCGCCAGTTGCGGGCGATAGCTGTTCGTAAAGTGATAAACAAGTCGTAAATAGCTGCCCCGCTTGGAGAATCGATTTTATCCACACCCGCTGTGGATAAAGCTGTGCATGAAAGGGATGCTCCACGCCGTGAAGACGGATTCACAAGCCTCTGCCACAAGTTGGACAAAAAAGCGCCACTCCAATAAATGCATTTAATAACAGTCACTTAGCCGTGAAACATGGCTGCAACATGATTTTGCGGGGGCTTGACAGGAGGCGTTGGACGTCCCTGCCGCGGCTTGTGCACAACCCGCTGCCGCGATCTGCCCGGCTGGCGCCTGAAGCGGCCGATCGGCGCGCCGTTGTCAAGCGCGCGGCGCGGCGGCCGCCTCGCTATCATCGCGCCGATGATGGAGTTCCGATGACCGCCGCGCCCCCCTCCGACGGCGTGGTCGCCCCCCCGCCCTGGCCGCCTTCCTGCGCGGCATCGAACGCCGTGCCGCGGTGCTGGCCGAGTTGCAGAGCGGCAGCGTCGAGCGCGGCGCGCCGGCGCTGGCCGCGGCGATGCGCGCGTTCCGCAGCCATGCCGCGACCCTGCCGATGGCCGACTGGCCGCTGCACTTCTGGAAACTGCTCGCGGCCGTCCCGTCGCTGCGCCAGATCGTGACCGCCGCCCGCAGCGGCTGGCCGCTGCCGCTGGCGCACCTGGGCAAGCTGACCGCCGCCGACCGCCTGGCGCTGCTGCTGCGGATCGTGGCCGGACTGGACGAGCCGACCGCGGCGCAGGTGCTGAATCAATCCACCCAGGATTACCAGCAGGCGCTGGCGCGGGCCTGCCCACGCGATGTCGGCGGGCAGCCGGATGCCGCCGGCTGGCGCGCGCTGGCCGACGCTGCGCAGCAGCATCTGCGCGAACTGCCGCCGGAGCGGCTGCAGGCGCTGGCGCAGTTGCGCGATGCGGCCATCGCCGCTGCGCCGCCCACGCCGGCGCCCGCACCCGCACCGGCGGCGCCGGCGCCGGCGCCGGTGCGTCCGCGCCGGCGTAGCGGCGGGCGCGGCCTGACCCGGGCGCGCCTGGCGGCGGCGGTGAGCGTGGTCGTGGTCCTGGCCATGCTTGGCACTTGGTGGTGGGGGCGCCTGCCGTCGCGTCCCGCGGCGGCAGGCGCCGGTTCGGGCCTGGCGCTGGGCGCTACCGGGCCTGTGCAGGTGGAGGAACTGCCGGCCGAGTCGGAGACGCGCAGCGCGCCGCCGCTGCCGGCCGCTGCGCCGGCAGCGCTGCCGGGGCCGGCGGTCTACGACCTGGATTTCTTCGCGTGGTATGCGGCGGGCGCGCCGCCGGCCCGGATCGAGCGCAGTGCGCCGAGCGCGGAGGAGGCCGCCGAAGCCGCCGCTGCGCAGCCGGCCAGTGGCGTTGCCACCGCGCCGGCACAGGCCGCCGTGGCCGACCCGCCGCCGGCGCTGACCCCGGCGCAGTTGCGCGAGCGCCAGGCCGCCTGGGAGGCGCTGGGCGCCACGGTGCAGGCGCGCCTGCGCCAGGTGGCCAGCGCCTTCGCCGGCTTGCCGGTGGAGCAGCAGCACACGCTGCGCGCGCAATTCGCCGCACTGGATGCGCTGGAACGCCACGGTTGGTTGCTGGGGCCGGAACTGGGCAGCGAATACTGGACGTTGCAGCCGCTGTTCGGCTACGTGCCCGACGCGCAACGTGCGGCGCTGCTGGGACTGCTGCGCACGCTGCCGGCCGAACAACGCGAGCACCTGGCGCTGTTGGCGCAGCGCACCCCGCCGCAGGAGCGTGCGACGCTGCGCCGCGAGTTGCTGGCGCAGGGCGCGGACACGCGCGCGGCCTGGCTGCGGCAACGCGCCACGCGCTGAGCGCAGCGTTTCCGCTCTCCGAGTCCCGAGTCCCGAGTCCCGAGTCCCGAGTCCCGAGTCCCGAGTCCCGAGTCCAAAAGCCTGCGCCGAACAGCCGCGCAGGGTAAAATAGCGCCCCTCCGCCACCCGGCGCCGGCGCTTTCCTGCGCGGCCGCAGTCGGCGGGATCGCCAGAGTCTTGCAATGTCTTCGTCCTCCACCCCGGCCTCGGTCCGGGGCCGCGAACTGCGCAGCACCGCGCAGCTCGCCCTGCCGCTGGTCCTGGGGCATATCTCCGCCGGCCTGATCAGCTTCGTCGACAACGTGATCGCCGGCCACCATGGCACCCGCACGCTGGCCTCGGTGACGGTCGGCACCGCGTTGTTGTGGCTGCCGATGATGATTCCGATCGGCACCCTGATCGCGTTGACCGCGTCGGTGTCGCAGCTCGACGGCGGCAAGCGTCACGCGCAGATCGGGCCGATGTTCCGCCAGGCGCTGTGGTTGTCGCTGGGCCTGGGCGTGCTGATGTTCGCGTTCCTGAGCGTGATGCCGATGGCGTTGCCGCAACTGGGCATCGCCGCGGAGATCGTGCCCGGCGCGCGCGATTTCCTGCACGCGATCCGCTGGGGCGTGCCGGCGATGGTGCTGTATTTCTGCATGCGCTATCTCAGCGAGGGCATGCACTGGACGCTGCCGACCATGCTGCTCGGCTTCGGCGGGCTGCTGGTGCTTGCGCCGCTGGGCTACGTGTTGACCTTCGGCCTGTTCGGGCTGCGCGAGCGCGGTGCCGGCGGGCTCGGCATCGCCTCGGCGATCATGATGTGGCTGCAGGCGCTGTGTTTCGCCTTCTACCTGGCGCGTTCCAGGCGCTTTGCGCCGTTGCGCCTGTTCGCGAGCTTCGAGGCGCCGGACCTGCGCGCGATCGGCGGGTTGCTGAAGACCGGGCTGCCGATCGGCATCACCATCCTGATGGAGGGCGGGCTGTTCATCGTCACCGCGCTGCTGATCGCGCGGCTGGGCGAAGTGCCGGCGGCCGCGCACCAGATCGCGATCAACGTGGCGCAGCTGTGCTTCATGGTCCCGATGGGCGTGGCCGAGGCGACCACGGTGCGGGTCGGGCGCGCCGCCGGTGGCGGCGATGCGCTCGGCGTGCGCGGCGCGGCCTGGGCCGGCTATAGCATCGTGCTCGGCACCCAGGCGTTGTCGGCGCTGGTGCTGCTGTTCGGCCACGACGCCATCGTCGGCGTCTACACCCGCGACATCGCGGTGGCCGGGTTGGCGTCCACGCTGCTGCTATACGCGGCTGCGTTTCAGTTCCCCGACGGCGTGCAGGTGCTGTCGGCTGGCGCGCTGCGCGGTCTCAACGACACCCGTGTGCCGATGCTGCTGGCGCTGTGTTCCTACTGGGGCCTGGGCATGCCGCTGGGCGCTGGGCTCGGCCTGTGGCTGGGCTGGGGACCGCAGGGCATGTGGATCGGGCTGATCCTGGGCCTGACCGCGGCCGCGGTGATGATGGCCGCGCGCTTCCGGCTCAGCAGCGGGCGCCTGCTCGCCGCCGCGGCTCCCTGACCCCTGACTTCAGGCGCATGTGCGGCGCCGGCACAGTCGGTATGCTGCACGCGCGCAAGACCTTCTTTCCGGAGTTTTTCCATGAACCAACCCGTACGTCGCAGCCCCATCGCCAGCTTCTTCGTCGGCCTGTGGGATGTGATGAACTTCACTCGCAGGCTGATCCTGAATCTGGTGTTCTTCGGCTTCCTGTTGCTGCTCCTGCTGGCGATCGTGTTCGCGATGGCGCGCGGCGATGGCGCCAAGGCGCTGCGCGACCGCACCACGCTGCTGATCGCGCCGGAAGGCACCCTGGTCGAGCAGTTCAGCGCCGATCCGGTCAGCCGCGCATTGACCAAAGCGATGGGCGACAAGGGCGCCGAGGAGATCCAGCTGCGCGACCTGATCCGCGCGCTGGAAGCGGCCAAGACCGATCCGAAGATCGAGCGCGTGGCGCTGCGCCTGGACAAGCTGCAGCCGAGCGGCTTCGCCTCGATGCGCGAAGTGTCCGCGGCGCTGCAGGACCTGCGCGCTTCCGGCAAGCAGGTCGTGGCCTACAGCGACAGCCTGAGCCAGGCGCAGTACCTGCTGGCCGCGCAGGCCAACGAGGTCTACCTGGACCCGATGGGCTCGGTGGTGCTGGAAGGCCTGGGCCGTTACCGCCAGTACTTCCGCGAAGGCCTGCAGGACAAGCTCGGCGTGGACGTGCACCTGTTCAAGGTCGGCGAGTTCAAGTCCGCCGCGGAGCCGTACGTGCTCGACGCGGCTTCGCCGGCGTCCAAGGAAGCCGATCTGTTCTGGATGAACGATGTGTGGCAGCGCTACGTGGCCGACATCGCCAAGGCGCGCAAGCTGGCGCCCGAGCAGATTTCCGCCGGCATCGACACGATGCCCGAAGGCATCGCCGCGGCCGGCGGCGACATGGCCAAGTTCGCGCTGCAGCAGAAGCTGGTGGACGGCCTGAAGACCCGCGAGGAGGTCGAGGAGCTGCTGACCAAGCGCGGCGTGGCCGACGACGATGCCGATACGGGCTTCCGCAACGTCAACCTGGATGCCTATCTGCAGCAGCTGGACCTGCGCCGCTCACCTGTGGATTCGCGCCCGCAGGTGGCGGTGGTGGTCGCCGCGGGCGAGATCAGCGGCGGCGAGCAGCCGGCCGGGCGCATCGGCGGCGAGTCGACCGCGGCATTGCTGCGCGATGCGCGCGACGATGAGGCGGTCAAGGCGGTGGTGCTGCGCGTGGATTCGCCGGGCGGCGAAGTGTTCGCCTCCGAGCAGATTCGCCGCGAGGTGGTGGCGCTGAAGGCGGCCGGCAAGCCGGTGGTGGTGTCGATGGGAGACCTGGCCGCGTCCGGCGGCTACTGGATCAGCATGAACGCCGATCGCATCTACGCCGACCCGTCGACGATCACCGGCTCGATCGGCATCTTCGGCATGATCCCCAACCTGACCCGCAGCCTGGACAAGATCGGCGTGCATACCGACGGCGTCGGCACCACTCGATTCGCCGGTGCGTTCGACGTCACCCGGCCGATGGATCCGGTGGTCGGGCAGGTGATCCAGTCTGTGATCAACAAGGGCTACGCCGACTTCACCGGCAAGGTCGCGCAGGCGCGCAACAAGCCGGTCGAGGCGATCGACCAGGTCGCGCGCGGCCGCGTGTGGAGCGGTGCGCAGGCCAAGGAACGCGGCCTGGTGGACGCGTTCGGCGGCTTCAAGGACGCGGTGGCCGATGCCGCCGCGCGGGCCAAGCTGGGCGATCGCGACAAGTACCGCGTGCGCTACATCGAGAAGCCGGCCACGCCGTTCGCGCAGTTCGTCAACGGGTTCGCCGGCA of Xanthomonas translucens pv. cerealis contains these proteins:
- the sppA gene encoding signal peptide peptidase SppA, which codes for MNQPVRRSPIASFFVGLWDVMNFTRRLILNLVFFGFLLLLLLAIVFAMARGDGAKALRDRTTLLIAPEGTLVEQFSADPVSRALTKAMGDKGAEEIQLRDLIRALEAAKTDPKIERVALRLDKLQPSGFASMREVSAALQDLRASGKQVVAYSDSLSQAQYLLAAQANEVYLDPMGSVVLEGLGRYRQYFREGLQDKLGVDVHLFKVGEFKSAAEPYVLDAASPASKEADLFWMNDVWQRYVADIAKARKLAPEQISAGIDTMPEGIAAAGGDMAKFALQQKLVDGLKTREEVEELLTKRGVADDDADTGFRNVNLDAYLQQLDLRRSPVDSRPQVAVVVAAGEISGGEQPAGRIGGESTAALLRDARDDEAVKAVVLRVDSPGGEVFASEQIRREVVALKAAGKPVVVSMGDLAASGGYWISMNADRIYADPSTITGSIGIFGMIPNLTRSLDKIGVHTDGVGTTRFAGAFDVTRPMDPVVGQVIQSVINKGYADFTGKVAQARNKPVEAIDQVARGRVWSGAQAKERGLVDAFGGFKDAVADAAARAKLGDRDKYRVRYIEKPATPFAQFVNGFAGSRMGAWMLGDSALAHAVLARSMPELDTQLRFVQDATDKRDGTPVKALAYCFCGF
- a CDS encoding MATE family efflux transporter, translated to MSSSSTPASVRGRELRSTAQLALPLVLGHISAGLISFVDNVIAGHHGTRTLASVTVGTALLWLPMMIPIGTLIALTASVSQLDGGKRHAQIGPMFRQALWLSLGLGVLMFAFLSVMPMALPQLGIAAEIVPGARDFLHAIRWGVPAMVLYFCMRYLSEGMHWTLPTMLLGFGGLLVLAPLGYVLTFGLFGLRERGAGGLGIASAIMMWLQALCFAFYLARSRRFAPLRLFASFEAPDLRAIGGLLKTGLPIGITILMEGGLFIVTALLIARLGEVPAAAHQIAINVAQLCFMVPMGVAEATTVRVGRAAGGGDALGVRGAAWAGYSIVLGTQALSALVLLFGHDAIVGVYTRDIAVAGLASTLLLYAAAFQFPDGVQVLSAGALRGLNDTRVPMLLALCSYWGLGMPLGAGLGLWLGWGPQGMWIGLILGLTAAAVMMAARFRLSSGRLLAAAAP